The Haloplasma contractile SSD-17B genome has a segment encoding these proteins:
- a CDS encoding acyl-CoA dehydratase activase-related protein, producing the protein MTVKVGIPRGLLYYKYYTLWVTFFKHLGAEVILSRPTNKNILNNGTKNSVDDACIPVKVYHGHVLDLKDKVDYIFIPRIMGLKKGEYICPKFCGLPEMIKYSLDDLPEIIDTKIDFTKNIRKLNKTIYKIGSYVCNDPKKIKYAYELALLKYNQHKNQVKKGYIPHDARQPKDYLKSELETDQKKIMIMAHPYIIYDNYLNMNVINKVRDAGLEVITPDMLHDDLINDSAKRYDGKLFWTFAKHLIGTSLNIVDKKDVDGVIYISSFGCGIDSVVAETAERRIRNHTTIPYMLMTLDEHSGEAGFNTRLEAFIDMIKFKDELMNKNKNQNDKELNTTDDHYHQGSSQVDYEQVSLER; encoded by the coding sequence ATGACAGTAAAGGTCGGAATACCAAGAGGACTATTATATTATAAATATTATACATTATGGGTGACGTTTTTTAAACACCTAGGGGCCGAGGTCATCTTATCTCGTCCAACGAATAAAAACATTTTAAATAATGGTACAAAGAATTCAGTCGATGATGCATGTATCCCTGTTAAAGTGTACCATGGGCATGTATTAGATCTTAAAGATAAAGTGGATTATATATTTATACCAAGAATCATGGGACTAAAAAAAGGAGAATACATCTGTCCAAAATTTTGTGGATTACCAGAGATGATTAAATATTCTTTAGATGATTTACCTGAAATAATTGATACAAAGATTGATTTCACTAAAAATATACGAAAGTTAAATAAGACCATTTATAAAATTGGAAGTTATGTATGTAATGATCCGAAAAAAATTAAGTATGCCTATGAATTAGCGTTATTGAAATATAACCAACATAAGAATCAGGTAAAGAAGGGATATATTCCGCATGATGCTAGACAACCTAAAGACTATCTAAAGTCTGAACTAGAGACTGATCAGAAAAAAATAATGATTATGGCTCATCCCTATATTATCTACGATAATTATTTGAATATGAATGTGATTAATAAGGTGCGTGATGCAGGATTAGAAGTCATTACACCAGATATGTTACATGATGATCTAATTAATGATTCTGCTAAACGCTACGATGGTAAATTATTTTGGACGTTTGCCAAACATTTAATTGGTACGAGTCTTAATATAGTTGATAAAAAAGATGTTGATGGTGTGATTTATATATCCTCGTTTGGTTGCGGAATTGATTCGGTTGTAGCAGAAACGGCTGAGCGGCGAATTCGTAATCATACTACCATTCCTTATATGTTAATGACACTTGATGAACATAGTGGTGAAGCTGGATTTAATACAAGACTAGAGGCTTTTATTGATATGATTAAATTCAAAGATGAGTTAATGAATAAAAATAAAAATCAAAATGATAAAGAATTGAATACAACAGATGATCATTACCATCAAGGGAGTAGTCAAGTTGACTATGAACAGGTGTCACTTGAAAGGTAA